One stretch of Candidatus Sulfotelmatobacter sp. DNA includes these proteins:
- a CDS encoding sensor domain-containing diguanylate cyclase: MSRAPRETPVTGTPDRAPGPGRARDPEDALLERRRASRSLWSACEAMLGAPADPRALARALDALRSAFECDGVALHALSPAGDLEPWCARGDWRANPGDLRGCLSVPLFRGSERVGTLDLRARAGQRWRPAQLGLVRSASGALGAALGARIELDRLRAAPGRDPVTGLPDGRAFRQRLTESLAHARRHGLALGLVIVDLDHFAALNRRYGRTTGDAVLRETGLLLKLTLRESDVLARLGGDAFGAILPETDAGPAARAAERVRRALEEHHFARVGHLSASAGVVSSPRDGLEPLELLDLADKTLDVAKRSGRRRTARVAATHSH; encoded by the coding sequence GTGAGTCGCGCGCCGCGTGAGACGCCGGTGACCGGCACGCCGGACCGTGCGCCGGGGCCGGGTCGCGCACGCGATCCCGAGGACGCGCTGCTCGAGCGCCGGCGCGCGTCGCGCTCGCTGTGGTCGGCGTGCGAGGCGATGCTCGGAGCGCCCGCCGACCCCCGCGCGCTGGCGCGGGCTCTGGACGCCCTGCGCAGTGCTTTCGAATGCGACGGCGTCGCCCTGCACGCGCTCTCGCCGGCCGGCGACCTCGAGCCATGGTGTGCGCGCGGCGACTGGCGAGCGAATCCCGGCGATCTGCGCGGCTGCCTGTCGGTGCCGCTGTTCCGCGGCTCCGAGCGGGTCGGCACGCTGGACCTGCGCGCGCGCGCCGGACAGCGCTGGCGACCCGCGCAACTCGGCCTGGTGCGCTCGGCATCCGGAGCCCTCGGGGCGGCCCTCGGGGCGCGGATCGAGCTGGACCGGCTGCGCGCCGCACCGGGGCGCGACCCGGTGACCGGGCTGCCCGATGGTCGGGCGTTCCGCCAGCGACTGACCGAATCCCTGGCGCACGCCCGCCGTCACGGGCTCGCGCTCGGCCTGGTCATCGTGGACCTCGATCACTTCGCGGCCTTGAACCGCCGCTACGGTCGGACGACCGGCGACGCCGTGCTGCGCGAAACCGGCCTTCTGCTCAAGCTGACGCTGCGCGAGTCCGACGTGCTCGCGCGTCTCGGCGGCGACGCGTTCGGCGCGATCCTGCCCGAAACCGACGCCGGCCCCGCGGCGCGCGCCGCGGAGCGGGTGCGCCGCGCGCTCGAGGAGCATCACTTCGCCCGGGTCGGACACCTGTCGGCATCCGCCGGGGTGGTGTCGAGTCCGCGCGACGGTCTCGAGCCGCTCGAGCTGCTCGACCTCGCCGACAAGACGCTGGATGTCGCCAAGCGCTCCGGGCGCCGCCGCACCGCCCGCGTCGCCGCCACCCACTCCCACTGA
- a CDS encoding histidine kinase dimerization/phospho-acceptor domain-containing protein produces the protein MKGNEPVRPGPPPYAALRGRLLEQAEALRDAGHVAEAASLAAVVERWWDEQLRWNGSLVELLRLHHDINNALVGVSGNAQLLMRDPIADQPGVRERLEVVVRESTRIQSAAARLRDLKSALEGTPRESRAA, from the coding sequence GTGAAGGGGAACGAACCGGTCCGGCCCGGGCCGCCGCCTTACGCGGCGTTGCGCGGGAGGCTGCTCGAGCAGGCCGAAGCCCTGCGCGACGCCGGCCATGTCGCCGAGGCCGCGAGCCTGGCCGCGGTGGTGGAGCGCTGGTGGGACGAGCAGCTCCGCTGGAACGGCAGTCTGGTCGAGTTGCTGAGACTGCACCACGACATCAACAACGCCCTGGTCGGCGTGAGCGGCAACGCTCAGCTGCTGATGAGGGACCCGATCGCCGACCAGCCCGGCGTGCGCGAGCGGCTCGAGGTGGTGGTGCGCGAGTCGACTCGCATCCAGTCCGCGGCCGCGCGGCTGCGCGATCTGAAGAGCGCTCTGGAGGGAACCCCGCGTGAGTCGCGCGCCGCGTGA
- a CDS encoding MinD/ParA family protein has translation MSRKARRASERAPLRLVSGSPRPASEDHPANWSRPIVRSLVITSGKGGVGKSTLAANLAVALGQRGARVLLVDADFSQANLDLLLGVHPRWDLQHVLSGEKTLEDIVTPGPAGVRLVPAASGVPELADLDDYRLECLWRGMSQLEHEADVVLIDTASGVSRPVTWLCRAAREVLVVTTPEMPAFSDAYGLIKLLHQQGLTRPPHLVVNHTDSPEESEETAQRIRLVARRFLQLDLDLWGGVPYDPAVSRAVRQQEPVLTAFPNSPAAQAIRALSHQLWDESPPPPRTQSDSEPQRLEA, from the coding sequence ATGAGCCGCAAGGCCCGGCGCGCCTCCGAGCGCGCCCCGCTGCGTCTGGTTTCCGGTTCTCCGCGGCCAGCCAGCGAGGATCATCCCGCGAACTGGAGTCGCCCGATCGTCCGTTCGCTGGTGATCACGAGCGGCAAGGGCGGCGTGGGCAAGAGCACGCTGGCCGCGAATCTGGCGGTGGCGCTGGGGCAGCGCGGCGCTCGGGTGTTGCTGGTGGACGCCGATTTCTCGCAGGCCAATCTGGATCTGCTGCTCGGAGTGCATCCGCGCTGGGACCTGCAGCACGTGCTCTCGGGAGAGAAGACGCTCGAGGACATCGTGACGCCCGGGCCCGCCGGCGTGCGACTCGTGCCGGCGGCCTCCGGAGTGCCCGAGCTCGCCGATCTCGATGACTATCGGCTCGAGTGCCTGTGGCGCGGCATGAGCCAGCTCGAGCACGAAGCCGACGTGGTGCTGATCGACACCGCTTCGGGTGTGAGCCGGCCGGTCACCTGGCTGTGCCGCGCGGCTCGCGAGGTGCTGGTGGTGACCACGCCCGAGATGCCGGCGTTCTCCGACGCCTACGGCCTCATCAAGCTGCTCCATCAGCAGGGCCTCACGCGTCCGCCGCACCTGGTCGTCAATCACACCGACAGCCCCGAGGAATCCGAGGAGACCGCGCAACGCATCCGCCTGGTGGCTCGCCGCTTCCTGCAGCTCGATCTCGACCTGTGGGGCGGCGTGCCGTACGACCCGGCGGTTTCGCGCGCGGTTCGCCAGCAGGAGCCGGTGCTCACCGCTTTCCCGAACTCGCCGGCGGCCCAGGCGATCCGAGCTCTGTCCCATCAGCTCTGGGACGAGTCGCCGCCGCCGCCGCGCACCCAGTCCGATTCCGAACCCCAGCGTCTCGAAGCCTAG
- a CDS encoding FliA/WhiG family RNA polymerase sigma factor gives MRSRGRAARPAPPTPITYSKDDLLKRFAPLVRHVVERVAATLPRNVDHEDLYSAGVLGLLDAHAKFDTGKGVKFETYAVWRIKGAVLDQLRALDWVSRSMRRKARNLDGVTRRLDQKLGRAASEDEVAREMKMSRGDFYRLLDHVRGAVLVSLDESRAGEDQEPTTLADHLPDPSLPSFEARLEEQQTRHVILRTLDQLPEQERLVVALYYYEHLTLKEIGRALGISESRVSQVHTRAMTRLRLRLQRAFTVREAA, from the coding sequence GTGCGTTCTCGCGGTCGCGCCGCCCGGCCCGCGCCGCCGACGCCGATCACGTACTCGAAGGACGACCTGCTGAAGCGGTTCGCGCCGCTGGTGCGTCACGTGGTCGAGCGCGTGGCGGCGACGCTCCCCCGCAACGTGGATCACGAGGATCTGTACTCGGCGGGCGTGCTGGGGCTGCTCGACGCCCACGCGAAATTCGACACTGGCAAGGGCGTCAAGTTCGAAACCTACGCGGTGTGGCGCATCAAGGGGGCGGTGCTCGACCAGCTTCGCGCACTCGACTGGGTGTCGCGCTCGATGCGGCGGAAGGCGCGCAATCTGGACGGCGTGACGCGCCGGCTCGACCAGAAGCTCGGGCGCGCCGCGTCCGAGGACGAGGTCGCGCGCGAGATGAAGATGTCGCGCGGCGATTTCTACCGGCTGCTCGATCACGTGCGCGGTGCGGTGCTGGTCTCGCTCGACGAGAGCCGCGCCGGCGAGGACCAGGAGCCGACCACGCTCGCCGATCACCTGCCGGATCCCAGCCTGCCGAGTTTCGAGGCCCGCCTCGAGGAGCAGCAGACCCGTCACGTCATTCTTCGCACCCTCGACCAGCTGCCCGAGCAGGAGCGGCTGGTGGTCGCGCTCTATTACTACGAGCACCTGACGCTCAAGGAGATCGGGCGGGCGCTCGGCATTTCGGAGTCCCGCGTCTCGCAGGTCCACACCCGCGCAATGACGCGGCTCCGGCTGCGGCTTCAGCGGGCGTTCACGGTTCGGGAGGCGGCGTGA